Genomic segment of Umezawaea sp. Da 62-37:
CCAGGCCGCGCTGGACGAGACCGAGCGCCTGACCCGCACCGCACCGGACGCCTTCGGCGCGCTGGACGTGCCGGGCCACCGCGAGGGCGTCAACGCGCTCCTGCTGCGCACCAGCGAACTCGTCCGCGCGGGCGCGCCCAAGGTGAAGAACAAGCGGATCCGCCGGGGCGCGGACCTGATCGGCGCCAAGCTCCAGGGCGCCGACCTGCGCGGGGCGAACCTGCGCGGCGCCTACCTGATCGGCGCGGACCTGCGCGGCGCGGACCTGCGGCTGGCCGACCTGATCGGCGCCGACTTCCGGGACGCCGACGTGCGCGGCGCGAACCTCGCCGAGAGCATCTTCCTGACCCAGGTCCAGCTCAACGCCGCCAAGGGCGACGCGCGGACCAAGTTCCCCGCGACGCTCACCCGGCCGTCGCACTGGTGATCAGGCCGACGGCTCCTCGTCGCCCGTGCCGAACATCTTCCGCGAGGCGTGCTGCTGGGCGAGCCTGCGCAGCACGATGAACACCGCGTCGCCGAGCACCGTGCCGATGACCGCGCTCTCCACCATCACCTCGGGCGTCGGCAGGTCGCCGATGGCCTCGAGGTCGACCTGCGCGATGGCGTCGGCGCTCTCGGCGTACTGCGGGAAGATGTCGATCAGCCGCTCCTGACCGAGGTCCCGGAGCGTGCACAGCAGGCTGACCAGCGATTTCACGTACAGGTCGTCGGCTTGGACCATCCACTGGCGCTGCTCGGCGATCTTCTCGATGTGGCCCATCGCCCACGCGCGGCCCTCGTCGTCGACCTCTTCTCCGCGCACGAACAGGCCGTGCTGCGCGGCGCCGAGGAGTTCGTGCGTCGCGGCCTTCTCGTCGATCGCCCGGACGACCTCGCGCGCGTCCACGATGGACAGACCGCCGATGTCGAGCAGGGCGCGCACGAGCTTGAGCCGCTGGAGGTGCCGCGCCTGGTACTGGGCCTGGTTCGGACTGGTCAGCTCCCCGGCGGGAACGAGCCCTTCGCGCAGGTAGTACTTGATCGTGGCGACTGGAACACCGGACTCGGCGCTCAGCTCGGCCATCCGCATCCGGGCCCTCCTTCGTCGTACCCGCCCGGGGGCAGTGTATCTCCAGTTACGGATAGTCTCGCTATCCGCCCGATCACGTTCAGTCGATCGTGTGCAACAATTCCCCGAAGGTATTCACGTGCGCTATTCACGGCGCTACAGTCTGCATTGTTCACGTGATTCTCGACACTGAAGAAGTAGGACTGGCGTTCAGGTTGAAGAAGGTCGTCTCAATCGGGAACAACACGATGGAAAGGCGAGTTGGCACGCACATGGCCAGAGAACGCGCAACCGGGGACTCCAGCGCCGGAGCCACGCCCATCACACCAAAAGCGCAGTTCAAAGACCTGTCCGTGATCACACGGCCTGCCCCTCCCGCCAACGCGGGAGTCGTCACGGTGGACGGGGAGGTGGACGCGGCATCGGTCGGCGCGCTCATCGCCGCGATCGCCGACGCACGAATCTGGTTAACCAACATTGTTATCGACCTGAGTGGCGTCACCGCGTTCTCGGCGGCCGGGATCAGCGCATTGACGACCGGTGCGCCACTGCGATTGGTGTGCTCACCGGCGGTGCTGAAAGTCATCGAGGCATGCGACCTCGAGGATCGCTGGGAACTGCACAAATCGGTGTTCCTGGCGCTGGCGGCCTGCGTGTCGATGGACTTCGCCGCCACCTCGACGGGCCCGTCGCTCGCACTGCGCGCGGTCGGGGCCCGCCGGGGCTGAACTAGACGGAGATGAGCTGGCCGCGGTCGTCGCGGGCGAGGTCGGCGTCGCGGTCGTCGAACCAGACGCCTTCACTGGCGAGGTAGCGGAAGCAGAGCGTGGCCCCGGTGTCGACCCGGACAGCCGTGGACCACGTGCCGTTGGAGCGCTTCACGAGCCGGTGCCGTCCCGGCGTCCAGTCGTTGAAGCACCCCACGACGCTGGTGTGCCCCGGCGGCGGATCGGACAGCACGAAGGTGACGTTGACCTGGCCGCCCGCCGAGGGTTTGACGCGGATCATGCAGCGGTTTCCTCCCGTGTCGAAGTCACCGACCACCCTGCACCGGCCCGCCGGCCCCCGCCACACGGCTCACCCGGACGTGGGACCGGGGCCGCCGTGCTGATGATCACACCGCGCGCACGCCGCCGCCGGAGCACTCGGGCACCGAGGGGTCAGGAGAGGGATCCTCGTCACGGCACCGTTGGCGTGACGAGGATGACCAGGTGTCCTAGCTGACGACCAGCGCGTAGTCCGCGTCCGTCGCCGCCGTCTCGACGTGGCCGTCCGCGTTGACCTCCGAGGCGATCACCTCGACGGTCCAGGTGCCCGCGGCCGCGTGGTCCACGAACACGTTCTCCACGTTGTCGACCTTGTTGGCCGACCCGCCGGGCGTGGACCAGACGCCGGTCGAGAGACCGTTGTTGCCGTAGTACACCGTGCCGTCGGGCGCGGTGAGCCGCAGCGTGAGGTCGTTGACGCGGGCCAGCGCGGCGCCGGGCGTGCCCGCCGGGTCGGTGTAGGCGAGCGTGGCGCGCAACGGCTTGGTGCCGTCGCTCGTCACCGGGTACCTCTTCACGTCACCGGTGCCCACCAGGTCGGTCTCGTCGACCAGCACCGGCAGCGACCAGCCGTTGGCCTCCGCCCGCGCGTGCAGGTTGCCGACGCTGGCCGACCCCCAGCCCTGGTGGGTGCGGGTCATGTCGTGCGCGGTGCCGGTGAAGGCGTACTGGTTGGCGGTGTTGACGAGCAGCGCCTTGGCCGTCGAGGCGTGCGGACGCGACGCGAACACGTCGGCCGCCTTGCCGGGACTGCCGGAGAACACGCCGTCCGCCCACATCTGGAACAGCAGCCCGGCGTTGCCGCAGGTGATCGGGGTCGCGCCGCTCGTGCCGCCGAACGACGCGGTGTAGGAGGCGTTGCCGGACGACGACGTGGTGTCGATGCGGTCGTAGTAGTTGGAGACGTCCGGCTTGATCCGGCCGTCGGCGGCGGGGCCGATGCTGCCGCCGCCGTTCCACTTGTCGTCGGCGCGGTCGGCGGTGTTGAAGTGGTACTGCCCGCCCACCGACAGCACGTTCTTCGCCCACGCCTGCGGGCGCGAGCTGCGCGTGCCCGCGTTGCTCTGCGACTGGCAGATCAGCAGGTCGGTGTCGAAGACGATCTTGTCCATCTGCGCGGAGACGGAGGTGTACGACGTGGTGAGCGCGTCGCCCCAGCTGTTGCTCTGGAAGACGGCCCGGTACGGACCGCTGGGGTTGACCAGCTCCTTGGTGTGCGCGTAGCGGTCCTTGCCCGTGTAGGTGGCGAGGATGCCCTGCGCGTCGGGCAGCATGCCCCGGTGCGCGGCGCTGACGCCGGAGGCGAAGATCTCGCCGTAGGTGGACGTGCCGTGGCTGGTGTCCGTCGAGTTCGGGCCGTGCAGCACCGGCGGCCGGGCGGCGAACTCCTGGTGCGTCGCGCGCAGGCCGCCGTCCATCACCTCGCCGCGCACGCCCGCGCCGGTGTACCCGCCCACGGTCTCGATCGCGTTGGCACCACTGGTCTCCCGCGCGATCGCCATGTCCGTCTCCGGCGCCGACTCCGCGCCGACGGCGATCACCTCGGGCAGCCCGGCGACGGCGGCGACCTGGCCGGCGCCGAGCAGCACGGTGAGGTGCTGGCCGCTGGCCGACACCTGCTCGACCCGGCCGCCGAGCGCGGTGATCCGATCCGCCGCGATCCGCTGGTCCTCCACGTCCTGCTCGGCGAGCGTGACGAGGTAGTGCCCGGCGGTGGGGTTCGCCGCGTCCACCTTGTCCGCGGCCTGGAAGTCGACCGTCGCACGCACGAACGACAAGCGCTCGACCTGCTTGCGGGTCGTGTCGCTCATCCGCACCACGTAAGCGAAATCGGGCACGTAGGTGCCGACGCGGGCACCCAGCGCACGCAGGCGCGCGCGTTGTCGATCGGTCAGGTTCCCGTGGAACTGCACCAGGTAGGAGCCGTTGCCGACGCTCGCCGCGGTCTGCGCCGCGAGGGGGTCGAACGTGCGGTTGGCGAGCCGGATGAACCTCGGCCCCGAGTCCACGGGTGCGGGCTGGGCCTGCACACCGGTGACGCCACCGGCGGAGACGAGCAGGACTCCGAGGAAGGCGCCGGCCAGCAGTCCGCGTTTTCCACGCAGCATGAAGAACCTCCGATACGGCAGGGGTTGCCCCGGCCGGAGGGTGGGCCGGAGCACGTCAACCGAACGTATCGGACGAACTTCGCACGGTCACCCGCCGATCGACGGGTGGGCGATCACTCCGACCAGTCGGCCCCGCGGACCGCCTTTGTGAAGTTCCCGCGCACGAGTCCGGGCAGGAAGTGTTCCAGCACATCGGCTTTGACGTCGCCGAACGTCGTACCGGGACGACCTCCGACGCCGTCGGCAAACGCTTCCAGGATGCGCCGCTTGAAGTCCGGGCGCGGGTGGGCGGCCACCACCTCGTTGACGAGCATGCGGTCCAGCAGGCCATGGCCGAGCACGTCGGTCTCCACCCCGACGGTGACCAGCGCGACCTCGGGTTCCACGTGGTGCAGGGTCTCCGGGGTGGTGTGCAGCGCAATCGCCTCCCACACACGACGGGTTCCCTCCGCCGGAATCCCATGTGGGACAAGGAAACTCCGAGCCTCGTCGGCGTCGTCGACCTCAAACCGCTGGTAGGTGCTCCGGCTACTTGTCCATCCTCGTACTCGACGACGTCAAGCTGCTCGACGTGGCAGGCCCGGCGGAGGTCTTCGGCGAAGCCGACCGGTACGCGGTGGTGCTGTGCTCGCCGGACGGTCGAGGCGTGCGGACGTCGACCGGTGTGCGGCGCGGGACGGCGACGTCTTCAGCTCGGCCGGGGTGAGCGCGGGCATCAACCTGTCACTCGCGCTGGTCGAGCAGGACGCGGATGCCTTGGCCTTGGAGTACCCGCAGGAGGAGTCGGACGCGATCACGGTGACGCGACTGTTTCCCGTTTGCGGTCGAGGAACCGCATGACCGGGGTGGCGGTGATGCCGTGGATGACGATCGAACCGACCACGACCAGCCCGACGATCCGCCACATCGAGCCCTCCTCCAGGAAGTGCGCGGACTCCAGGGCATAGGCGACGTAGAACACCGAGCCGACGCCGCGGACGCCGAAGAACGACACCACGACCCGTTCCCGCGGTCCGGTGCGGCCCTTGGCCAGTCCGATCAGACCCGCGAGCGGGCGCACGACGAGCAGGATCGACAGTGCCACCAGGATCTCCCGCCAGCCGATGCCCGCGAACAGACCGGTCGCGACCGCGCCGCCGAGCAGGAAGATCACCACCACGGTGAGCAGGCGTTCGACCTGCTCCACGTACTGGTGCAGCACGCGGTGGTAGCCATGGGATCGCTCACCGGCGCGGATCGTGCAGGCGCAGACGAACACCGCGACGAACCCGTAGCCGTTGGCCAGTTCGGCGACCCCGTAGGCGAGGAACACCGCGGCCAGCGCCACGAACCCCTCGGCGTGCTTGGCCAGCCGGAACTTCTCCGACGGCGCGGCGAAGAACAGCTTGCGCAGCAGCCACCCGGTCCCCATGCCCACCAGCAGGCCCGCGGCCAACCGCCACACCACGTCCACCGCCAGCCAGTGCGGCAGCCAGTCGCCGGGGGTGGTCGCGAGGGCGATGGCCAGGTAGGTGAACGGGAACGCGAGCCCGTCGTTCAGCCCGGCCTCCGACGTCAGCGCGAACCGCGCCTCGTCGTCGCTGTCCTCCGGGTCGTCGGTGTTGTCGGCGGGTTCGGCCACCTGCACCTCGGTCGCGAGCACCGGGTCCGTCGGCGCGAGCGCGGCGGCCAGCAGCACGGCTCCCGCCACCCCGAAGCCGAGCACGGACCAGCCGAGCACGGCCACCGCCACCATCGTCAGCGGCATAGTGATGCCCAGCAGCCGCCACGTCGTGGACCAGCGCCGCCATCCCACCGGTCTGTTCAGCGCGAGACCGGCGCCCATCAGCGATATGATCACGCACAGCTCGGTGAGGTGGAGCACGACCGAGCTGTGCCGGACCGGGTCGGGATCGGGCAGCGGATCGATGACCGCGAAGGTCAGCGCTCCCGCCGCCAGGAACACCATCGGCATCGACACCGGCGCCTTGTTCAGCAGCCGCGGCAACAAGGCAGCCGCGAGGGTGGCGACACCCGCAGCGGCGAAGACGATCGGTCCCGCGTCCGCCACGAATCCCCTCCAGAACAGTCCGTTGTCCCGCGTGGTTAGCCGGTTCGACGGTCGGCGAAACGTCCATCTTGGACAC
This window contains:
- a CDS encoding pentapeptide repeat-containing protein — encoded protein: MSENIPSDLRADCSNCFGLCCVALAFSASADFAVDKDIGEPCRNLLADYGCGIHAKLRPAGFSGCTVYDCFGAGQKTSQVAFGGESWRESKDTAKSMFAVFPVMRQLHELLWYLTEALALRAAKSIRADLQAALDETERLTRTAPDAFGALDVPGHREGVNALLLRTSELVRAGAPKVKNKRIRRGADLIGAKLQGADLRGANLRGAYLIGADLRGADLRLADLIGADFRDADVRGANLAESIFLTQVQLNAAKGDARTKFPATLTRPSHW
- a CDS encoding MerR family transcriptional regulator; amino-acid sequence: MRMAELSAESGVPVATIKYYLREGLVPAGELTSPNQAQYQARHLQRLKLVRALLDIGGLSIVDAREVVRAIDEKAATHELLGAAQHGLFVRGEEVDDEGRAWAMGHIEKIAEQRQWMVQADDLYVKSLVSLLCTLRDLGQERLIDIFPQYAESADAIAQVDLEAIGDLPTPEVMVESAVIGTVLGDAVFIVLRRLAQQHASRKMFGTGDEEPSA
- a CDS encoding STAS domain-containing protein, translated to MILDTEEVGLAFRLKKVVSIGNNTMERRVGTHMARERATGDSSAGATPITPKAQFKDLSVITRPAPPANAGVVTVDGEVDAASVGALIAAIADARIWLTNIVIDLSGVTAFSAAGISALTTGAPLRLVCSPAVLKVIEACDLEDRWELHKSVFLALAACVSMDFAATSTGPSLALRAVGARRG
- a CDS encoding isoamylase, producing the protein MIRVKPSAGGQVNVTFVLSDPPPGHTSVVGCFNDWTPGRHRLVKRSNGTWSTAVRVDTGATLCFRYLASEGVWFDDRDADLARDDRGQLISV
- a CDS encoding S8 family serine peptidase, whose product is MLRGKRGLLAGAFLGVLLVSAGGVTGVQAQPAPVDSGPRFIRLANRTFDPLAAQTAASVGNGSYLVQFHGNLTDRQRARLRALGARVGTYVPDFAYVVRMSDTTRKQVERLSFVRATVDFQAADKVDAANPTAGHYLVTLAEQDVEDQRIAADRITALGGRVEQVSASGQHLTVLLGAGQVAAVAGLPEVIAVGAESAPETDMAIARETSGANAIETVGGYTGAGVRGEVMDGGLRATHQEFAARPPVLHGPNSTDTSHGTSTYGEIFASGVSAAHRGMLPDAQGILATYTGKDRYAHTKELVNPSGPYRAVFQSNSWGDALTTSYTSVSAQMDKIVFDTDLLICQSQSNAGTRSSRPQAWAKNVLSVGGQYHFNTADRADDKWNGGGSIGPAADGRIKPDVSNYYDRIDTTSSSGNASYTASFGGTSGATPITCGNAGLLFQMWADGVFSGSPGKAADVFASRPHASTAKALLVNTANQYAFTGTAHDMTRTHQGWGSASVGNLHARAEANGWSLPVLVDETDLVGTGDVKRYPVTSDGTKPLRATLAYTDPAGTPGAALARVNDLTLRLTAPDGTVYYGNNGLSTGVWSTPGGSANKVDNVENVFVDHAAAGTWTVEVIASEVNADGHVETAATDADYALVVS
- a CDS encoding cation:proton antiporter; the protein is MADAGPIVFAAAGVATLAAALLPRLLNKAPVSMPMVFLAAGALTFAVIDPLPDPDPVRHSSVVLHLTELCVIISLMGAGLALNRPVGWRRWSTTWRLLGITMPLTMVAVAVLGWSVLGFGVAGAVLLAAALAPTDPVLATEVQVAEPADNTDDPEDSDDEARFALTSEAGLNDGLAFPFTYLAIALATTPGDWLPHWLAVDVVWRLAAGLLVGMGTGWLLRKLFFAAPSEKFRLAKHAEGFVALAAVFLAYGVAELANGYGFVAVFVCACTIRAGERSHGYHRVLHQYVEQVERLLTVVVIFLLGGAVATGLFAGIGWREILVALSILLVVRPLAGLIGLAKGRTGPRERVVVSFFGVRGVGSVFYVAYALESAHFLEEGSMWRIVGLVVVGSIVIHGITATPVMRFLDRKRETVASP